One part of the Pandoraea faecigallinarum genome encodes these proteins:
- a CDS encoding cell division protein ZipA C-terminal FtsZ-binding domain-containing protein, whose amino-acid sequence MNELQLSLIAAGVVVLLGVVAYNAWQGSKARARIPRRMPVDGADIDTNVGAPDADDDRPFIEPTLSPPRVPAHSVERREPTLGPATAGTSVQDAFAINEDAWDAPPAARKRAAQEAAARAAAEGADGGEPGVVAEASPARQPGDDDPSHESQEAAVASAVARVDAELAADDTVDAATAGAAAAAAGALDLPDAAARPGGEAAAEAAPSASAGPASSVPSAVATAPVAAARSATPSGPPSIIDERIDCIVELPLANMVAAERLMPLTVRMRRAGSKPVNVEGRLDESSVWEPIRTGGRYHQLRMAVQLANRAGALNEVEFSEFSNLVQTLADAVDALPELPDMMETVARGRELDGFAAQCDAQLSVNVLSDGAPWSANYVQAVATQDGLLLSRDGMRFVKLDARQNPVFMLQFGDTNFLRDDLTYKGGDLITMLLDVPVADEDLLPFRLMCDYARSIGQRIGGRVVDDQRRPLSDAALQNVDKQLLKLYERLEARGLPAGSPVTRRLFSQ is encoded by the coding sequence ATGAATGAACTGCAGCTGAGCTTGATTGCCGCAGGGGTAGTGGTACTGCTGGGGGTGGTCGCCTATAACGCCTGGCAAGGCAGCAAGGCACGCGCGCGCATACCGCGTCGCATGCCGGTCGATGGTGCGGACATCGACACAAATGTCGGCGCCCCTGACGCCGATGACGACCGTCCGTTCATCGAACCCACGCTTTCGCCGCCGCGCGTGCCTGCGCACTCGGTTGAGCGCCGTGAACCGACGCTGGGACCGGCAACCGCCGGTACGTCGGTGCAGGATGCCTTTGCGATCAACGAAGATGCCTGGGATGCGCCGCCTGCCGCACGCAAGCGCGCCGCGCAGGAAGCCGCTGCGCGTGCCGCTGCCGAGGGGGCGGATGGCGGCGAGCCGGGTGTCGTCGCCGAAGCTTCGCCTGCACGCCAGCCTGGCGATGACGATCCGTCTCACGAATCACAGGAGGCCGCCGTGGCCAGCGCCGTAGCACGCGTCGATGCCGAGCTTGCTGCCGACGACACCGTCGATGCAGCGACTGCGGGCGCTGCGGCCGCGGCAGCGGGGGCGCTGGACCTCCCGGATGCCGCTGCCCGGCCGGGCGGCGAGGCTGCTGCCGAAGCGGCGCCGTCGGCATCGGCCGGTCCGGCATCGTCCGTGCCGTCCGCGGTAGCCACTGCGCCGGTAGCCGCTGCCCGCTCCGCAACGCCGAGCGGCCCGCCGTCGATCATCGACGAGCGCATCGATTGCATCGTCGAATTGCCGTTGGCGAACATGGTGGCCGCGGAGCGCCTGATGCCCCTCACGGTACGGATGCGTCGTGCAGGCAGCAAGCCGGTCAATGTCGAAGGCCGCCTGGACGAAAGCTCGGTCTGGGAACCCATTCGCACGGGCGGACGCTATCACCAGTTGCGCATGGCCGTACAACTGGCCAATCGCGCGGGGGCGTTGAATGAGGTCGAATTCTCCGAGTTTTCGAATCTCGTTCAAACGCTGGCCGACGCCGTGGATGCCCTGCCGGAGTTGCCGGACATGATGGAGACGGTCGCGCGTGGCCGCGAACTCGACGGCTTTGCCGCGCAGTGCGACGCGCAACTGTCGGTCAACGTGCTGTCGGACGGCGCCCCGTGGTCGGCGAACTACGTTCAGGCAGTTGCCACGCAGGACGGCTTGCTCCTCTCGCGCGACGGTATGCGGTTCGTGAAGCTCGATGCGCGTCAGAATCCGGTGTTCATGCTGCAATTCGGCGACACCAACTTCCTGCGAGACGACCTGACGTACAAGGGCGGTGACCTCATCACCATGCTGCTCGACGTGCCGGTCGCCGACGAGGACCTGTTGCCGTTCCGGCTGATGTGCGACTACGCGCGTTCGATCGGACAGCGTATCGGTGGCCGCGTCGTGGACGATCAGCGTCGTCCGCTCTCCGATGCTGCGCTGCAAAACGTCGACAAACAGTTGCTCAAGCTCTACGAACGCCTTGAGGCACGGGGGTTGCCCGCCGGTTCGCCGGTCACGCGCCGCCTGTTCAGCCAGTAA
- the ligA gene encoding NAD-dependent DNA ligase LigA, translating into MSQTSVPGQGANAHTAADATAAAQRAAELRIELARHNRAYYEDDAPLIPDAEYDRLFGELAALESNFPELQRPDSPTQRVGGKPVEGFAPVVHRVPMLSLNNGFEDEDVEAFDRRVSDGLRELAAPNASSGDLFGSPDAPVEYAAELKFDGLAIALRYEHGVLVQAATRGDGTTGEDVTANIRTIKKIPLKLETDHPPEVLEVRGEVLMFRADFDRLNRAQEAAGEKVFVNPRNAAAGSLRQLDSKITAKRPLSFFAYGVGELVGVPMPETHSGLLDWYVTLGIPVNDRREVVKGAQGLLKFYREAGEARASLPYDIDGVVYKVNRRDEQDRLGFVSRAPRFALAHKFPAQEALTTLLDIEVQVGRTGAITPVARLAPVFVGGATVTNATLHNEDEIRRKDVMIGDTVVVRRAGDVIPEVVGSVLDRRPADARAFVMPSACPVCGSAIEKLPDEAIARCTGGLICAAQRKQALLHFAQRRALDIEGLGDKLVEQLVDQQIIRTPADLFKLGVAKLAALDRMADKSASNLVAALEAARHTTLARFIFALGIRHVGEATAKDLARHFGKLDNLIGVCRRDSDLAELLAVPDVGPIVAESINNFFCEDHNVEVIEQLRAAGVTWPESDPEAVAPLPLAGKTFVLTGTLPTLSRDEAKAMLEAQGAKVAGSVSAKTDYVVAGAEAGSKLAKAEALGVPVLDEDAMRAMLAAL; encoded by the coding sequence ATGTCCCAAACTTCCGTTCCGGGTCAGGGCGCGAATGCCCATACGGCCGCCGACGCTACGGCAGCAGCACAACGTGCCGCCGAACTGCGCATCGAACTGGCGCGCCACAACCGCGCGTATTACGAAGACGACGCGCCGCTCATTCCCGATGCCGAGTACGACCGCCTGTTTGGCGAACTCGCCGCGCTGGAAAGCAACTTTCCCGAGTTGCAGCGTCCCGACTCGCCGACGCAGCGGGTCGGCGGCAAGCCCGTGGAGGGATTTGCGCCGGTCGTGCACCGCGTGCCCATGCTCTCGCTGAACAACGGTTTTGAAGACGAGGATGTCGAAGCCTTCGATCGTCGTGTGTCGGATGGATTGCGCGAGCTCGCCGCCCCGAATGCGTCGTCCGGCGATTTGTTCGGTTCGCCCGATGCGCCAGTCGAATATGCTGCGGAGTTGAAGTTTGACGGATTGGCGATCGCGTTGCGTTACGAACACGGCGTGCTGGTGCAGGCTGCGACGCGCGGCGATGGCACGACGGGCGAGGACGTCACCGCGAATATCCGCACGATCAAGAAGATCCCGCTGAAGCTCGAAACGGACCATCCGCCCGAGGTGCTGGAGGTGCGCGGCGAAGTGCTCATGTTCCGCGCCGACTTCGACAGGTTGAATCGGGCGCAGGAAGCTGCCGGCGAGAAAGTGTTCGTCAACCCGCGCAATGCGGCGGCAGGCAGCCTGCGTCAACTCGACTCGAAAATCACGGCCAAGCGCCCACTTTCTTTTTTTGCCTACGGCGTAGGCGAACTGGTCGGGGTGCCGATGCCCGAGACGCATTCGGGTTTGCTCGATTGGTACGTCACGTTGGGCATTCCGGTGAACGACCGGCGCGAAGTCGTGAAGGGGGCACAAGGGCTGCTGAAGTTTTATCGTGAAGCCGGCGAGGCGCGGGCATCGCTGCCTTACGACATCGATGGCGTTGTGTACAAGGTCAATCGCCGCGACGAGCAGGATCGGCTCGGATTCGTCTCGCGTGCGCCGCGTTTCGCGCTCGCGCACAAATTCCCTGCACAGGAAGCGTTGACCACACTGTTGGACATCGAGGTTCAGGTCGGCCGTACCGGCGCCATTACGCCGGTGGCCCGTCTCGCGCCGGTATTTGTGGGGGGGGCGACGGTGACGAACGCCACGCTGCACAACGAGGACGAGATTCGCCGCAAGGACGTGATGATCGGCGACACGGTCGTCGTTCGCCGCGCGGGCGATGTGATTCCCGAGGTCGTGGGATCGGTGTTGGATCGTCGCCCGGCCGATGCCCGGGCCTTCGTCATGCCGAGCGCGTGCCCCGTGTGCGGATCGGCCATCGAGAAATTGCCGGACGAGGCGATTGCCCGATGCACAGGCGGCCTGATTTGTGCGGCACAGCGCAAACAGGCGCTGCTGCATTTCGCGCAACGTCGTGCGCTCGATATCGAGGGGCTGGGTGACAAATTGGTCGAACAACTCGTCGATCAACAGATCATTCGGACCCCGGCCGACTTGTTCAAGCTTGGCGTAGCGAAGCTGGCGGCGCTTGACCGGATGGCCGACAAGTCCGCGTCCAATCTCGTGGCGGCGCTCGAAGCGGCGCGCCACACCACGCTGGCGCGTTTTATCTTCGCATTGGGCATTCGCCATGTCGGCGAGGCGACGGCAAAGGATCTGGCGCGCCATTTCGGCAAGCTCGACAACCTGATCGGCGTATGCAGGCGCGATTCCGACCTCGCGGAACTGCTTGCCGTGCCGGACGTCGGACCCATTGTGGCGGAGTCGATCAACAATTTCTTCTGCGAAGATCATAATGTCGAAGTGATCGAGCAACTGCGGGCGGCCGGTGTCACATGGCCGGAGTCGGATCCCGAGGCCGTGGCGCCGCTGCCGTTGGCAGGCAAAACGTTCGTGCTGACGGGCACGCTTCCCACGCTTTCTCGCGACGAGGCGAAAGCCATGCTGGAGGCACAGGGCGCGAAGGTTGCCGGGTCTGTTTCTGCGAAAACCGATTACGTTGTGGCGGGCGCGGAAGCGGG